Proteins encoded by one window of Methanomassiliicoccus luminyensis B10:
- a CDS encoding HFX_2341 family transcriptional regulator domain-containing protein, producing MTTVIMVRDVGATSGDSRDRGPAPSKSSSAYDRMIPRLRVVICCVTFETVKVVNPIKDLRAEKVHILHWDGGDQAKKATVYADFYQEVVDQLHALGLEDASIVEKRVKVYRFKDVLRSLISIMSEERRNGNDVYINVSAGTTEFAAAATLASMMVEGVKPFTVHARAYTISGEERIREVFSVDGKLVGQTKAVAEPVELPTFQIDLPPRDLVLALREFRKRKENKQPTRYTALIKAIKDAGAWTYEPGQTGSVKDSDARVGDRVVQAEKMYYSRHYIDGWIKNGWVDGRSGRGRELRITESGINVTDIFYLD from the coding sequence GTGACGACGGTTATTATGGTGAGAGATGTGGGAGCGACCTCAGGAGACAGCAGGGACCGTGGACCGGCCCCCTCGAAGAGCAGCAGCGCATACGACCGTATGATCCCCCGCCTGAGGGTGGTGATATGCTGCGTGACCTTCGAGACAGTGAAGGTGGTCAACCCCATCAAGGACCTGCGGGCAGAAAAGGTCCACATCCTGCACTGGGACGGAGGGGACCAGGCCAAGAAGGCCACAGTGTATGCGGACTTCTACCAGGAGGTCGTCGACCAGCTGCACGCTCTCGGACTTGAGGACGCGAGCATCGTGGAAAAGAGGGTCAAGGTGTACCGGTTCAAGGACGTCCTGAGATCCCTCATCTCGATCATGTCCGAGGAGCGCCGGAACGGGAACGATGTCTACATCAACGTATCGGCGGGGACCACCGAGTTCGCTGCCGCTGCCACATTGGCATCCATGATGGTCGAGGGGGTAAAGCCGTTCACCGTCCACGCCCGCGCCTACACGATATCCGGCGAGGAGAGGATAAGGGAGGTGTTCAGCGTCGACGGTAAGCTGGTCGGTCAGACCAAAGCGGTGGCCGAGCCCGTGGAGCTGCCGACCTTCCAGATCGATCTGCCGCCGAGGGACCTGGTCCTGGCCCTAAGGGAGTTCAGGAAAAGGAAGGAGAACAAGCAGCCCACGAGGTACACGGCTCTGATCAAGGCGATAAAGGACGCCGGCGCGTGGACCTATGAGCCGGGACAGACGGGCAGCGTGAAGGACAGCGATGCCCGTGTAGGGGATCGAGTCGTGCAGGCTGAGAAGATGTACTACTCGCGGCACTACATCGATGGATGGATCAAGAACGGGTGGGTCGACGGGAGGAGCGGCAGAGGCCGGGAGCTCAGGATCACCGAGTCCGGCATCAACGTGACCGACATATTCTATCTTGATTGA
- a CDS encoding phospholipase D-like domain-containing protein: MAGTEPNFWGSYKGTMIKAIAVDGARTWDDLQELTGFPPKTINTVLSELFGIDAIYKTNSGEYRVAKDLYVEYRNYFVDDRKGDNPSVLKLKKEDQTNIIRAFQGWLTLKNISLVDHHLFVDGSRLNDLTNHLVENVRTELLIVNPYVDKGNIMDQLKILAQNKSLKIKILTRPPETGDKQEFMDVLRRYGIEVFTNKNIHAKIMVFDRGVAIVSSMNLIAYSAGGGSWEAGIATSSEDVVSEVVNKINLKFDEREASGWGENIRAA, encoded by the coding sequence ATGGCAGGGACCGAACCGAATTTCTGGGGAAGCTACAAGGGCACGATGATTAAGGCGATAGCCGTAGATGGAGCGAGGACCTGGGATGACCTGCAGGAACTGACCGGTTTCCCCCCGAAAACGATTAACACGGTGCTGAGCGAGCTCTTCGGCATTGATGCCATATACAAGACCAACAGCGGAGAGTACAGGGTCGCCAAGGACCTGTATGTCGAATACAGGAACTACTTCGTCGACGACCGCAAGGGGGATAACCCATCCGTCCTGAAGCTGAAGAAAGAGGATCAGACCAATATTATCAGAGCGTTCCAGGGCTGGCTCACTCTAAAGAACATATCGCTCGTTGACCACCACTTGTTTGTCGACGGTAGCAGGCTGAACGACCTGACCAACCATCTAGTAGAGAACGTCCGAACTGAGCTCCTCATCGTCAACCCCTACGTCGACAAGGGGAACATCATGGATCAGTTAAAGATCCTCGCGCAGAACAAGAGCCTAAAGATTAAGATACTCACTAGGCCGCCTGAGACTGGTGACAAGCAGGAATTCATGGACGTTCTTCGCAGGTATGGAATCGAGGTATTCACCAACAAGAACATCCATGCCAAGATTATGGTGTTCGATCGAGGTGTGGCGATAGTGTCTTCAATGAACCTCATAGCCTACTCGGCCGGCGGCGGGAGTTGGGAGGCGGGGATCGCCACCTCGTCCGAAGACGTTGTGAGCGAAGTTGTGAACAAGATCAACCTGAAGTTCGATGAAAGGGAGGCCAGCGGCTGGGGAGAGAATATCAGGGCCGCATAA
- a CDS encoding PD-(D/E)XK nuclease family protein, which yields MVVVVRGSPRGCMGHFLNELSTAYAVDKFGTRAIVPTSALADHTRSKIMGDAAAIRSSVALTLRQLADERMSSSPRAKPVISDLESQLLIRKIVVNHPEELPLFYRDGRPRLGLVHSIHAFISTLGDYRVDYPAVLGELQSAKSNQLAFILSEYRRELGELDVLDQRGVLDWAIGDIREHGVKETRKLFFFGLFAPTPSEREMITALCQACPDATYYQIHIPGHPVFAEDISWLTPSSEIAIDLDERDKAMVGVFCGKKESQDAVTVYASSYANPLTELRQMAANIRRLLDEGEDPSSISVLLPMREKFAPMVREVMADHGIPASFSIGVGFSESPSIQAIFDLLSVVQNGYRTKDIIDLLSLPLIKHYFDFEGRRKLLHSWDVRELAQVLSASVGKDELLSDLPRTVPDPDRDDTLPTIDVSASLQVRSAHEGVRTLVKTLEVLEGKKTLFQHVSSLRNVLKQMKIGAELDRLDDKRIAERERRALALYSGLLNELGRGSMVLSDQLLSLDEFVEIHRTQVVSETYIPERAGAGAIEVTGLRAGQLVERKHVFIPAMVDGDLPRIHVSYPFATPEEVERMGVLVDRELLRQEKYYFLSALLSSTGHIYLSHHNSDRDKTALASPFLKAVQDALRTTELEVSPDLHSLLETQRQVGRAITLQDHNLTEHIGLEAIEAACRCINMEEIYRRGTYRSAYDGIMEAQDVVEALKLIHEGKTYSPSQICTYSYCPFQYYLKYVMMLQGKSVSRDVMIIGSKVHSILEKFYSERIASGKGRVTAPEEAEALEKIRAIALEQTAEWESQRLRASLNRLVGFGPVRGALAIFIEREVKKGLNGMNPLFLEHWIAPTDDDQQHHVRVPLRGDGASFINLAGRIDRVDAAADGRFFVIDYKTGSVSRPDAAEDLQIPLYIMAMEASNPGMKSIGGGYYVLTTSGTARMVPSILDFNAPEVAHLKGRIEGLPPFVEQMDAARKRVATLVEDIESGKFSLSHNGRAGMGRECGPSCDYYCLCRFDSSRLLDMAGGERDESPVAIDAEEYEEGGE from the coding sequence ATGGTCGTGGTGGTGAGAGGAAGCCCCCGCGGATGCATGGGACACTTCTTGAATGAGCTGTCGACAGCATATGCTGTCGACAAGTTCGGAACCAGGGCCATCGTGCCCACCTCGGCCCTGGCAGATCACACCCGCTCGAAGATAATGGGCGACGCCGCGGCGATCCGAAGCTCTGTTGCGCTCACCCTGCGCCAGCTGGCTGACGAGAGAATGAGTTCGTCCCCGAGGGCTAAGCCCGTCATCTCTGATCTGGAATCGCAACTGTTGATCCGGAAGATCGTTGTAAATCATCCCGAGGAACTGCCCCTATTCTACAGGGACGGCCGGCCCCGCCTGGGTCTGGTCCATTCCATACACGCGTTCATCTCCACCCTTGGCGACTATCGAGTCGATTACCCGGCCGTCCTGGGCGAGCTTCAATCGGCAAAATCGAACCAGCTGGCGTTCATTCTATCCGAGTATCGCCGCGAGCTTGGCGAACTTGATGTGCTGGATCAGCGGGGCGTCCTGGACTGGGCTATCGGAGATATTCGCGAGCATGGAGTCAAGGAAACCCGCAAGCTGTTCTTCTTCGGCCTGTTCGCTCCGACGCCGTCAGAGAGGGAGATGATCACCGCGCTGTGCCAGGCGTGTCCCGACGCTACTTACTACCAGATTCATATCCCCGGCCATCCCGTGTTCGCTGAGGACATATCCTGGCTCACGCCATCTTCAGAGATTGCGATCGATCTCGATGAACGGGACAAGGCCATGGTCGGCGTCTTCTGCGGAAAGAAGGAGTCCCAGGACGCAGTGACCGTATACGCCTCCAGTTACGCCAACCCCCTCACCGAGCTGCGCCAGATGGCCGCCAACATCAGGCGACTGCTGGATGAGGGCGAGGACCCCTCCTCGATATCGGTGCTGCTTCCCATGAGGGAGAAGTTCGCGCCGATGGTCCGGGAGGTCATGGCCGACCACGGCATCCCTGCCAGCTTCAGCATAGGGGTTGGCTTCTCTGAATCCCCGTCGATCCAAGCAATCTTCGACCTGTTGTCGGTAGTGCAAAACGGTTACCGGACCAAGGACATCATCGACCTTCTGTCCCTCCCCCTGATCAAGCACTACTTCGACTTCGAGGGGCGGAGGAAGCTCCTGCATTCCTGGGACGTCCGGGAGCTGGCACAAGTACTGTCGGCCAGTGTGGGAAAGGATGAGCTTCTCTCCGACCTGCCTCGAACGGTGCCGGACCCCGACCGGGATGACACGCTGCCGACCATTGACGTTTCTGCCAGCCTGCAGGTCCGCAGTGCTCACGAGGGGGTGCGGACGCTCGTCAAAACCCTTGAGGTTTTGGAGGGCAAAAAGACCCTTTTCCAGCACGTGAGTTCGCTGAGAAACGTGCTCAAGCAAATGAAGATCGGGGCGGAGTTGGACCGGCTCGACGACAAGAGAATCGCCGAGCGTGAGCGCCGCGCGCTCGCTCTGTACTCGGGCCTGCTCAATGAACTCGGGCGGGGCAGCATGGTGCTGAGCGATCAGTTGCTCTCCCTCGACGAATTCGTGGAGATCCACCGAACCCAGGTTGTCTCCGAGACGTACATTCCGGAGAGAGCGGGCGCCGGTGCGATCGAGGTCACCGGCCTTCGTGCCGGCCAGCTGGTAGAGAGGAAGCACGTCTTCATCCCGGCCATGGTGGACGGCGACCTTCCGAGGATCCATGTGAGCTATCCGTTCGCCACTCCCGAGGAGGTCGAGCGGATGGGCGTGCTGGTGGACCGCGAGCTGCTGAGGCAGGAGAAATACTACTTCCTGAGCGCGCTCCTGTCTAGCACCGGGCATATTTATCTCTCTCACCACAACTCCGATCGGGACAAGACCGCCCTGGCCTCCCCATTCCTCAAGGCGGTTCAGGATGCGCTTCGAACGACTGAACTGGAAGTCTCTCCTGACCTCCACTCGCTGTTGGAGACGCAGCGCCAGGTCGGCAGGGCGATCACTTTGCAGGACCACAATCTCACCGAGCATATCGGCCTTGAAGCCATCGAGGCCGCCTGCCGTTGCATCAACATGGAGGAAATTTACAGGAGGGGAACGTATCGCAGCGCGTACGACGGCATCATGGAAGCCCAGGACGTGGTCGAAGCGCTCAAGCTCATTCATGAGGGCAAAACGTATTCTCCCAGCCAGATCTGCACATACTCCTACTGCCCGTTCCAGTACTACCTGAAGTACGTCATGATGCTGCAGGGGAAATCGGTCAGCAGGGACGTCATGATCATCGGATCCAAGGTTCACTCGATACTGGAGAAGTTCTACTCTGAGCGGATTGCGTCCGGGAAGGGCAGGGTCACCGCGCCGGAGGAGGCAGAAGCACTGGAAAAGATTAGGGCAATCGCCCTGGAGCAGACCGCCGAGTGGGAAAGCCAGCGGTTGAGGGCTTCGCTGAACCGTCTGGTGGGCTTCGGCCCGGTGAGAGGCGCCCTGGCCATCTTCATTGAGAGGGAAGTAAAGAAGGGGCTCAATGGGATGAACCCACTCTTTCTGGAGCACTGGATAGCTCCGACTGATGATGATCAACAGCATCATGTCAGAGTGCCCCTCAGAGGCGATGGGGCGTCATTCATCAATCTTGCCGGGCGGATCGATCGGGTGGACGCGGCCGCGGACGGCCGCTTCTTCGTCATCGACTACAAGACTGGCTCAGTAAGTAGGCCCGACGCGGCTGAAGACCTGCAGATCCCGCTTTACATTATGGCCATGGAGGCGTCGAACCCCGGCATGAAATCAATCGGGGGCGGATACTACGTGCTCACCACTTCAGGGACGGCGCGCATGGTCCCCTCGATACTGGACTTCAACGCTCCCGAAGTGGCGCACCTGAAGGGCCGCATCGAGGGGCTGCCGCCCTTCGTCGAACAGATGGACGCGGCGAGGAAGAGAGTGGCGACCCTGGTCGAGGATATCGAGAGCGGGAAGTTCAGCCTCAGCCATAATGGGCGGGCAGGCATGGGCCGGGAGTGTGGCCCGTCATGCGACTACTACTGCCTATGCCGCTTCGACAGCTCCCGCCTGCTGGATATGGCAGGTGGCGAACGGGACGAATCCCCTGTCGCAATCGATGCCGAAGAATATGAGGAGGGTGGCGAATGA
- a CDS encoding UvrD-helicase domain-containing protein, which yields MNLAGRQKDTLDCEASQCVSAGAGTGKTTTLAAKYLKLLDKTKTSSSILALTFTDKAAASMKEKIRKELSKLSHGSEEALEDFNWSTIMTFHSFCAQVLRDNPLETGVNPDFVLLEEGGSRALMESAFEDLMRTEDQSVRKALLDVMTEVEGWRLEENLPSIYKSRHITGPLFKQACQGGLDELTKKVCTELLTSAIGALARNDDFANSLHTLKDLAAKPNLGTDKGSEVLIELRKPLSSLSSELKPEEALAEVHRIVRGSRSGIGSKDVFTTEEKEMLNHSIASLKEGFESSGYDLARTRDNPALGSRVGEFLISLDVVSDAFARMVQRRKDERNALDFEDMLIMMRDQVTGDKEFARRLGSRYRYVLVDEMQDTDVLQLEIIKAIIGDERPCHRLFVVGDPKQSIYLFREADVALFKDARRYVEEMGGTHRALNINYRSTPDIICFVNSLFSRLFSSEANAWDFKYEPVSVSDHRRNDRGAVELHLLTDTENGDDRKVAEGEMVAKLIRNIVDQGDVVYHDEQGERLEEGRAARFSDITILMRARTNLPHFEQALKKAGIPYRVHRGQGYYSQREVIDAYQLLRFLLDRSDDAALYGLLRSPYFGFNEEELFRIGNGRRGPWFSRLKREGATDARANAACVRLERWLHYARWEPVADLLMRVISESGIYAVYGGLTQGDEMIANLEKLQQRVRSRQSTGFITLHDVVSDLEENIWGEAREGEAQIENDDANAVHIMTVHAAKGLEFPIVIVPEIDRERSANYERIEVDRHMGIGVQLTDPRTMDKQPNAAMERMKKVGDAKHEAENRRLFYVAATRAMDRLVMTAYCKDPEKVEERCGGNCWLHYLLRSLDVKADAVAAGGMELADSCGNKTWFGIQVHEPERGLKKRAPEERRVPGALRSMPERPASKAVEIEEDLSPSRSHSREGGIMRLNGRPELDWHGWDDLSDSRTRGLVVHAVFQGRPARVVLKEHGVVDEEMARKIEAQRDRFFASDLMKNAARTHPEISFQMMKKDQRVNGRMDLLVENTDGSYSLIDFKTGTPTKANIGEYVGRYAKQLQDYGRAVEGIVGMKPRLFLYFTGNEMVREVPFESSSEKMDEETEVGPNTTIDSVA from the coding sequence ATGAATCTCGCGGGGCGCCAGAAAGATACGCTGGACTGTGAGGCCTCCCAATGCGTTTCAGCGGGAGCGGGGACCGGCAAGACCACCACGCTGGCCGCCAAATACCTGAAACTGCTGGATAAGACGAAGACTTCATCCAGCATCCTTGCGCTGACTTTTACAGACAAGGCCGCCGCATCCATGAAGGAGAAGATCAGGAAGGAGCTGTCCAAGCTGAGCCATGGGTCCGAAGAGGCCCTGGAGGACTTCAACTGGTCGACCATCATGACCTTTCACTCCTTCTGCGCTCAGGTGCTGAGGGACAATCCCCTGGAGACAGGAGTCAATCCAGATTTCGTCCTGCTGGAGGAGGGGGGGTCCAGGGCCCTGATGGAGAGTGCCTTCGAAGACCTGATGCGAACAGAGGACCAGTCGGTGAGGAAGGCTCTGCTTGACGTGATGACGGAGGTTGAAGGCTGGCGTTTGGAAGAGAACCTCCCGTCCATCTACAAATCGAGGCACATCACGGGTCCCTTGTTCAAGCAGGCCTGCCAGGGAGGTTTGGACGAGCTGACGAAAAAGGTGTGTACCGAGCTTCTTACCAGCGCTATCGGCGCTTTGGCTAGGAACGATGACTTTGCCAACTCACTGCACACTCTCAAAGACCTCGCTGCCAAGCCAAACCTGGGCACGGACAAAGGGAGCGAAGTGCTCATCGAACTCAGGAAGCCTCTGAGTTCGCTATCCTCAGAGCTGAAGCCCGAGGAGGCACTGGCCGAGGTGCATCGCATCGTGCGGGGCAGCAGAAGCGGCATAGGCTCTAAAGATGTGTTCACCACTGAAGAGAAGGAGATGCTTAACCATTCGATAGCTTCGCTGAAGGAGGGGTTCGAGTCCTCGGGCTACGATCTCGCCAGGACCCGCGACAATCCCGCCCTGGGGAGCCGAGTCGGCGAGTTTCTCATCTCCCTTGATGTGGTGAGCGATGCTTTTGCCCGAATGGTCCAGAGGAGAAAGGACGAGCGCAATGCCCTGGACTTCGAGGACATGCTAATCATGATGCGGGACCAGGTCACCGGGGACAAGGAGTTCGCCCGCCGCCTGGGCTCCAGGTACCGCTACGTCCTGGTGGACGAGATGCAGGACACTGACGTCCTGCAGCTGGAGATCATCAAGGCCATCATAGGCGATGAACGGCCATGCCACCGGCTTTTCGTGGTCGGCGACCCGAAACAATCCATCTACCTGTTTCGCGAGGCCGACGTCGCCCTGTTCAAAGACGCCCGCAGGTATGTCGAGGAGATGGGCGGGACCCATCGGGCCCTGAATATAAATTATCGCAGCACTCCAGACATCATATGCTTCGTTAATTCTCTGTTCAGCCGCCTCTTTTCCAGCGAGGCCAACGCTTGGGATTTCAAATATGAGCCGGTCTCCGTGAGCGACCACAGGAGGAATGACCGAGGCGCTGTGGAGCTACACCTTCTGACCGACACCGAGAACGGCGATGACCGCAAAGTGGCCGAGGGCGAGATGGTGGCGAAGCTCATCAGGAACATCGTGGACCAGGGAGATGTCGTATATCATGATGAGCAGGGGGAGCGCCTGGAAGAGGGCAGGGCGGCGCGGTTCTCGGACATCACCATCCTGATGCGGGCCAGGACCAACTTGCCCCACTTCGAGCAGGCTCTGAAGAAGGCTGGCATCCCATACCGCGTCCACCGGGGGCAGGGCTACTATTCCCAAAGGGAGGTGATCGATGCCTATCAGCTGCTGCGGTTCCTGCTGGACCGCAGCGATGACGCCGCCCTCTACGGCCTACTTAGATCTCCTTACTTCGGGTTCAACGAGGAGGAGCTGTTTCGCATCGGCAACGGGCGGCGGGGGCCGTGGTTCTCTAGGCTGAAGAGGGAGGGGGCAACGGACGCGAGGGCTAATGCCGCCTGCGTCCGCCTGGAGAGGTGGCTCCACTATGCTCGATGGGAGCCGGTGGCGGACCTGCTGATGAGGGTCATTTCCGAGAGCGGCATCTACGCCGTTTACGGCGGCCTCACTCAGGGAGACGAGATGATCGCCAACTTGGAGAAACTCCAGCAACGCGTTAGATCGAGGCAGTCGACCGGATTCATCACGCTCCATGATGTTGTTTCGGATCTCGAAGAGAACATCTGGGGGGAGGCGCGGGAGGGCGAGGCCCAGATCGAGAATGACGATGCCAACGCTGTCCACATCATGACCGTGCACGCGGCCAAGGGGCTGGAGTTCCCCATCGTCATCGTGCCGGAAATCGATAGGGAGCGGTCCGCGAACTATGAGCGCATAGAGGTGGATCGGCATATGGGCATCGGAGTGCAGCTCACGGACCCCAGGACCATGGACAAGCAACCTAACGCGGCTATGGAGCGGATGAAGAAGGTGGGTGACGCCAAGCATGAGGCGGAAAACCGCCGGCTGTTCTATGTCGCCGCCACCAGGGCGATGGATCGCTTGGTCATGACGGCATATTGCAAAGATCCGGAGAAGGTGGAAGAGAGATGCGGCGGCAACTGCTGGCTCCACTACCTGCTGCGCAGCCTGGATGTGAAGGCGGATGCTGTGGCCGCGGGTGGGATGGAACTTGCCGATTCCTGTGGTAACAAGACTTGGTTCGGGATCCAGGTGCACGAGCCGGAGAGAGGCTTGAAGAAGAGAGCGCCGGAGGAGCGCCGCGTCCCGGGCGCGCTGAGATCAATGCCCGAGAGGCCTGCCTCTAAGGCTGTGGAGATCGAGGAGGATCTGTCCCCATCCAGGTCGCATTCCCGGGAGGGCGGGATAATGCGCCTAAACGGCCGGCCGGAGCTTGATTGGCACGGGTGGGATGATCTCTCCGACAGCCGCACCCGGGGCCTCGTCGTCCACGCGGTGTTCCAGGGCCGCCCGGCCCGCGTGGTGCTGAAGGAACACGGCGTGGTTGATGAGGAGATGGCCCGCAAGATCGAGGCGCAGAGGGACCGCTTCTTCGCCTCAGACCTGATGAAGAACGCTGCTAGGACTCATCCCGAGATATCGTTCCAGATGATGAAAAAGGACCAGAGGGTGAACGGACGGATGGACCTGCTGGTCGAGAACACGGATGGCAGCTACAGCCTGATCGACTTCAAGACTGGGACACCGACTAAGGCCAATATCGGCGAGTACGTGGGGCGCTACGCAAAGCAGCTCCAGGACTACGGCCGCGCGGTTGAGGGTATTGTGGGCATGAAACCTAGGCTGTTCCTCTACTTCACCGGGAACGAGATGGTGCGGGAGGTACCTTTCGAATCGAGCTCGGAGAAGATGGACGAGGAAACTGAAGTGGGACCGAATACGACGATCGATTCGGTGGCATAA
- a CDS encoding helicase-related protein: protein MIRAVLDHVSASGDDAPSGPLRRRTFFRPYQLRPLLKFTRSDGRLLIADETGLGKTVEAGCIILDEVLRNSAARLLVACPSHLMHKWRSEMESRFGLSFNVVSGAEAMRDIADKERQFRHIVSLDSMEANLDCLAPAAGPDLDLLVIDEVHNVAWGEEGARRRKACMELSGRSRKVVGISVSPDRLEDDDLFQIIEAIDPGRLPYAAFKREMRSTARLSRLAERLRGDDIPALEARGIIGEASEIAKEAAAAGPGGEDAISRELGTMAERWPSDPDVARLRVVLGRLSFLYPLMTMTRREEVGEMRRREFLDLEVKMSDGDLSSAASTPDATERGIFRELDRLFAEEFTHLHRRQLSSSMPAMAGLLDDGMARFGFCSGEGITSVESSVSGATADRCRNITDRLRGLGADSKWDVLHKAIEDLRASGAAKKIIIFTQWLPTYRYLCGRSDGEGYKLFAASGEEDEEVQISEMRRFQEHEGFCVLLATDILSEGADLRTANCIVNYDLPYDPRKIERRIGRVDRVGQADDVVHVVDLVTSGSVDEGIHRMLQAVSRTADRSVGELPALLTEGIDELDAEDSIEAVRRIGEFLGRRGIGGLEVLRSADEAFDEEIERTLEDSGNKGPVRRPMNHKTR from the coding sequence ATGATCAGAGCCGTTCTCGACCATGTGAGCGCGAGCGGTGACGATGCGCCCTCCGGGCCGCTCCGTCGCAGAACTTTCTTCAGGCCGTATCAGCTCCGTCCGCTGCTCAAGTTCACCAGATCGGACGGCCGTCTGCTCATCGCCGACGAGACCGGCCTGGGGAAGACCGTGGAGGCAGGCTGCATCATCCTGGACGAGGTCCTGAGGAACAGCGCCGCCAGGCTGCTGGTGGCGTGCCCCTCGCATCTGATGCACAAATGGAGGAGCGAGATGGAGAGCAGGTTCGGCCTCTCCTTCAACGTGGTGAGCGGGGCCGAGGCGATGAGAGATATCGCTGACAAGGAGCGGCAGTTCAGGCACATCGTGTCCCTCGATTCCATGGAGGCCAACCTCGATTGCCTAGCCCCCGCCGCCGGGCCGGACCTCGACCTCCTGGTGATCGACGAGGTGCACAATGTCGCCTGGGGCGAGGAAGGGGCTCGGAGGAGAAAAGCCTGCATGGAGCTGTCCGGCCGCTCCAGGAAAGTGGTGGGCATATCCGTGTCCCCGGACCGCCTGGAGGACGATGACCTCTTCCAGATCATCGAGGCCATCGATCCCGGCAGGCTGCCCTATGCGGCGTTCAAGAGGGAGATGCGCAGTACTGCCCGGCTGAGCAGGCTGGCCGAGAGGCTCAGGGGAGATGACATCCCGGCTTTGGAGGCGAGGGGCATTATCGGTGAGGCATCGGAGATCGCGAAGGAAGCCGCCGCGGCCGGGCCCGGTGGCGAGGATGCCATCTCGCGCGAGCTCGGAACGATGGCCGAACGATGGCCCTCCGATCCTGATGTAGCCCGTCTGCGGGTGGTCCTCGGCCGGCTGAGCTTTCTCTATCCCCTCATGACCATGACGAGGCGGGAGGAGGTCGGAGAAATGAGGCGGAGGGAGTTCCTGGACCTCGAGGTCAAGATGAGCGACGGCGATCTGAGCTCGGCCGCATCGACGCCTGACGCGACCGAGCGGGGCATCTTTCGGGAGCTTGACCGGCTGTTCGCCGAGGAGTTCACCCATCTTCACAGGAGGCAGCTGAGCTCGTCGATGCCTGCCATGGCGGGCCTGCTCGATGACGGCATGGCGCGCTTCGGGTTCTGCAGCGGGGAGGGGATCACTTCGGTCGAGTCGTCGGTGAGCGGCGCGACCGCGGATCGGTGCAGGAACATCACCGATCGCCTGAGGGGGCTCGGGGCCGACAGCAAATGGGATGTGCTCCACAAGGCCATCGAGGACCTCAGGGCATCCGGGGCGGCGAAGAAGATCATCATATTCACGCAGTGGCTTCCCACGTACCGGTACCTCTGCGGCCGATCGGACGGAGAGGGCTACAAGCTGTTCGCCGCTTCGGGGGAGGAGGATGAGGAGGTGCAGATCTCAGAGATGAGGCGATTCCAGGAGCACGAGGGGTTCTGCGTGCTCCTGGCCACCGACATCCTGTCCGAGGGAGCGGACCTCCGGACGGCCAACTGCATCGTCAACTACGATCTGCCCTACGACCCCCGGAAGATCGAGCGGCGCATAGGCAGGGTAGACCGGGTCGGCCAGGCCGATGACGTCGTCCATGTGGTCGATCTCGTAACGTCGGGATCGGTCGACGAGGGCATCCATCGGATGCTCCAGGCAGTGTCCCGTACCGCTGACCGTTCCGTGGGTGAACTTCCCGCTCTCCTGACCGAGGGCATCGACGAGCTAGACGCCGAGGACAGCATAGAGGCGGTCCGGAGGATCGGAGAGTTCCTCGGCCGCAGGGGGATCGGCGGCCTGGAGGTCCTCCGGAGCGCTGACGAGGCCTTTGATGAGGAGATCGAGCGGACGTTAGAAGACAGCGGCAACAAGGGGCCAGTCAGGCGACCCATGAACCACAAAACGAGATGA